The following DNA comes from Cyanobacterium sp. T60_A2020_053.
AACTCCACATCCGCTAATACCCCTTTATCAGCATTACGGTAGATTTCTTCCATATTACGCCCAATACTCTTGGCGATAATGGTGGTTAATGCCATAATACCGTCATCTTCACGGTCTAAACTAGCGATATTAACTAAAGTGGCAATAGCTTCTTCTGCCGTTGGCGGTTTACCGATAACGTGTAAGCCACAGGGTAATAAGCGAGATTCAATTTCCATCAACTTGCGATACACAGCGCCCACAATCGTATCTCTTTGATCTTGGTGGAGGGCGCTGGAATCAAATAAATCCGCCTCTTGCCCTTCGGGGGAAGCAATTTCAGGAATATCCTTATCAAGATTACAAATACGGGCTTTATCCACAATGGTATTGACAATTTGCACACCGCGCCCACTATCTTTCAAACTCTGATAAGAACCAATTAACTCGCTCAACTCCTCTAAACCTTTGTAAAGTCCAGCATTTTCCGCAGGAGGAGTTAAATAAGAAATAGTGGCGGCATAACTACGGCGTTTGGCAATAGTTGCCTCACTGGGGTTATTAGCAGCATAGTAGTAGATATTAGGAATATTACCGATCAAACTATCAGGGTAACAGTCATTAGACATCCCCATTTGTTTGCCGGGCATAAATTCCAACGAGCCATGAGTACCAAAATGTAATACGGCATCAACACCCCAAACTTTCTCAAGATAGGTATAGTAAGCGGCAAAACCATGATGAGGAGAAGCCGAGCGAGAGAATAACAAGCGCATCGGATCGCCTTCATAACCGAAGGTAGGTTGTACCCCAATAAACACATTACCAAAATGTTTACCGTAGATTAACAAATTTTGTCCATCGCTGTTAAGATGTCCCGGAGGCGCCCCCCAATTTTCTTCTAATTTGTGAGAATAAGGAGTTAAACGCTCGTATTCTTCCACACTCATGCGATAGGCAACGTTTAATTCAGGGCTGGAATACTGCGCTTGAGCATCATGGATTACTAATTCCATCAATTCTTTAGCAGTTTCCGGCACATCTTGCACGTCATAGCCGTTATTTTTCATGCCTTTTAGCACTTCATGGATCGAACCGAAAACATCTAAATAAGCAGCAGTACCTACGTTACCTTTATCGGGAGGAAAACTAAAAACGGTAATCGCTAATTTTTTCTCTAATTTGGGTTTTTTGCGTAAATTTGTCCATTTTAAAGCGCGCCCCGCAATAGCTTCTACCCTGTCTTGGAGAGTAATTGATCTGCCGGTGTTACCATCACGCCCAGAGAGGATGATCGGCTCAATCGCCCCATCTAACTCAGGGATAGCAATTTGTAAAGCCACTTGGATGGGGTGTAAACCGAGATCGCTTTCTTCCCATTCTTCCGTAGTTTGGAATACCAACGGTAAAGCCACCATATAAGGGCGGTTTAAGCGTTTTAAAGATTCAATGGCTTTGGGGTGATCTTGACGCGCAGGTCCACCCACAAGGGCAAATCCTGTTAAAGATACCACTGCATCAACGATGGGTAAAGGTTCAACCCCTTGCACTGGTTTATCTAAGAAATACTCGTCCACAGGTTTGGAGAAGTCTAAACCACCAGCAAAAATGGGAATAACTCTAGCGCCCCTATACTCCAATTCCTGTAACATTGCCACATAGTGCGCATCATCTCCCGTAACAAGGTGAGTCCTTTGTAAGACTAAACCGATGGTGGGCGCTAAAGGGTCTCTCAAGTCATCATTGATGTCATCACGGTTATTGTACCAGTTAAGATATGCCTTGATGTCTTCAAACATTTTCGGCGCGAGGGGATGCCAAATACCCATGTCAGGATACACGGTAGGCTCGTTATAATCCCTTTTACTGAGTAAGGATTTTTCCCCCGTGAAAACGTATTTATCAGCTAACATCAAGAAGAAGTTTTCGAGGTTGTCGGCGTTACCACCTAACCAGTATTGAAAACTTAACATGAAGTTGCGCGCGTCTTGGGCTTTTTCTACGGGTAAATATTTTAATACCGTAGGCAAGGTGCGTAATAATTTGAGCATGGCATCTTCAAAACCAGCGCCATTTTTCTGTTTACGCTTTTTCATAAACTCGCCGATGACGCTTTTGCTTTGCCCTAATTGCGCCATGCTGAAGCTACCCATTTTGTTGAGGCGCATTACTTCGGGCATGGAGGGGAAAACCACAGCAACATCTAAGTTATCACGATGAGGAGTGACGGCTTCAACGACTTTTTGAGCTAATTCTTCAATGAAAATCAAAGAAGCAATGAAGATATTAGCTTCGGCTACGTCTTTTTTAAATTCTTCGTAATTGTCGGGGCTTCTTAATTCTTCGATCAGATAACCGCTAATCTCAATGGCAAGGTTAGGGTTATGGGCGTTAATGGCTTTTACTGCTGAAGAAATAGAACTTTGGTATTGTGGTTCTAAAACAACATAAACCACCTTCATCAATGCCCTTCCTTGTAGTTCGGAGGGCGCTATATGTCTGATGGCGGATTTTACGTTTGTAAACATTAATGTGTAAACTCCTGAATTTATTGGATTTATCGGATATATGTTAAGAATTATTACAGAGCGTAAGATAAGCTCTTTATAGGTTTTACCACGAAAATAGGCTCTTTTACTTATATCCTCATTAATTTTTACGGTTACGCACCATTTTTTGTTACATTCTGTTACATTCTCTTATTTTTCTGGGAGACTCCCCGTAAAGTCTTTGTTAAGATGTAGAAAATATCATCTACTGGTAATACCATAAACTTATGTTCAATATAAATGCCATTGAATTTACTACGAAAGTTAATCAAGGAATGATTGTAATTCCTCAAGA
Coding sequences within:
- a CDS encoding magnesium chelatase subunit H, with the protein product MFTNVKSAIRHIAPSELQGRALMKVVYVVLEPQYQSSISSAVKAINAHNPNLAIEISGYLIEELRSPDNYEEFKKDVAEANIFIASLIFIEELAQKVVEAVTPHRDNLDVAVVFPSMPEVMRLNKMGSFSMAQLGQSKSVIGEFMKKRKQKNGAGFEDAMLKLLRTLPTVLKYLPVEKAQDARNFMLSFQYWLGGNADNLENFFLMLADKYVFTGEKSLLSKRDYNEPTVYPDMGIWHPLAPKMFEDIKAYLNWYNNRDDINDDLRDPLAPTIGLVLQRTHLVTGDDAHYVAMLQELEYRGARVIPIFAGGLDFSKPVDEYFLDKPVQGVEPLPIVDAVVSLTGFALVGGPARQDHPKAIESLKRLNRPYMVALPLVFQTTEEWEESDLGLHPIQVALQIAIPELDGAIEPIILSGRDGNTGRSITLQDRVEAIAGRALKWTNLRKKPKLEKKLAITVFSFPPDKGNVGTAAYLDVFGSIHEVLKGMKNNGYDVQDVPETAKELMELVIHDAQAQYSSPELNVAYRMSVEEYERLTPYSHKLEENWGAPPGHLNSDGQNLLIYGKHFGNVFIGVQPTFGYEGDPMRLLFSRSASPHHGFAAYYTYLEKVWGVDAVLHFGTHGSLEFMPGKQMGMSNDCYPDSLIGNIPNIYYYAANNPSEATIAKRRSYAATISYLTPPAENAGLYKGLEELSELIGSYQSLKDSGRGVQIVNTIVDKARICNLDKDIPEIASPEGQEADLFDSSALHQDQRDTIVGAVYRKLMEIESRLLPCGLHVIGKPPTAEEAIATLVNIASLDREDDGIMALTTIIAKSIGRNMEEIYRNADKGVLADVELLQHITEATRGAVRALVEEQINAEGRVSLVSKLNFFNMGKKEPWVAKLHGFGYTNVDEKALKPLFEYLEFCLTQVCADNELGGLLKALDGEYVLPGPGGDPIRNPNVLPTGKNIHALDPQKIPTLAAVQSAKIVVDRLLERQKMDNGGKYPETIACVLWGTDNIKTYGESLAQIMWMIGVKPVPDALGRVNKLELIPLEELGRPRIDVVVNCSGVFRDLFINQMNLLDQAVKKAAEADEPLEMNFVRKHALAQAEEMGVNLRQAATRVFSNASGSYSSNVNLAVENSSWEEEQELRDMYLNRKSFAFNSDNPGVMDESRDIFEKSLKTADATFQNLDSSEISLTDVSHYFDSDPTKVVASLRDDGKKPSAYIADTTTANAQVRTLSETVRLDARTKLLNPKWYEGMLSHGYEGVRELSKRLVNTMGWSATADAVDNWVYEDTNTTFIQDEEMSKRLMDLNPNSFRRMVSTLLEVNGRGYWETSDENIERLQQLYQEAEDRIEGIE